Proteins from a genomic interval of Phenylobacterium sp. LH3H17:
- a CDS encoding protoglobin domain-containing protein — protein MAQSNPLHDRLSFMKVDAAAQADLQRAEGVIMGELPAAPDAFYAHLQACPETRKVFASQAHIVSPQSRQLAHWSVTSTGRFDEEYVRAVTKVGEIHARIGLKPRWEIGGYPLVLEALLGAVQAGPGPRQGLGA, from the coding sequence ATGGCCCAGAGCAACCCCCTTCACGATCGCTTAAGCTTCATGAAGGTGGACGCCGCGGCCCAGGCCGACCTCCAGAGGGCCGAGGGTGTCATCATGGGGGAGCTTCCCGCCGCGCCAGACGCCTTCTACGCCCACCTCCAGGCCTGCCCTGAGACCCGGAAGGTCTTTGCGAGCCAAGCCCACATCGTCAGCCCCCAAAGCCGGCAGCTGGCCCACTGGAGCGTCACTTCCACCGGCCGGTTCGATGAGGAATATGTGCGTGCTGTCACCAAGGTTGGAGAAATCCATGCCCGCATTGGCCTAAAGCCGCGCTGGGAAATCGGCGGCTACCCGCTGGTCCTTGAGGCGCTGTTGGGCGCGGTCCAAGCCGGGCCGGGCCCACGGCAGGGGTTGGGAGCATGA
- a CDS encoding response regulator transcription factor, whose product MTEAPFSSIRTLDPSAASTPSVAMQSAPLIVEEKPICRMALTQILGECTQTVPPRFAASIDGALHQVAAYRPGFLLVDLFTINYEFNDLRRLLAQSPWVAAIAVDDRVNPTFARLARDAGARGYASKDFALPRFRSALRAVIEGGAYFPADILPDRPRPRTIRTAAGLSDRQLEVLKQMAVGKTNREIAETLGITPGTVKLHTHQILKLTGARNRTEAALIAGRFLAPARQ is encoded by the coding sequence GTGACCGAAGCCCCCTTCAGCAGCATTCGCACGCTGGATCCCTCCGCCGCCTCGACGCCGTCGGTTGCCATGCAGAGCGCGCCGTTGATCGTGGAGGAGAAGCCCATCTGTCGGATGGCGCTCACCCAGATCCTGGGCGAGTGCACGCAGACCGTTCCCCCTCGTTTCGCCGCCTCGATCGATGGGGCGCTCCATCAGGTGGCCGCCTATAGGCCCGGATTTCTGCTCGTTGATCTCTTCACCATCAACTATGAGTTCAACGATCTTCGCCGCCTTCTGGCGCAATCGCCTTGGGTCGCGGCGATCGCCGTCGACGACCGGGTAAATCCGACCTTCGCGCGTCTCGCGAGGGACGCCGGCGCGAGGGGATATGCCTCCAAGGATTTCGCGCTGCCGCGCTTCCGCTCCGCGTTGCGCGCCGTCATAGAAGGCGGCGCCTATTTCCCGGCCGACATCCTTCCTGACCGGCCCCGGCCTAGGACGATACGCACAGCCGCTGGCCTGTCGGACCGGCAGTTGGAGGTGCTGAAGCAGATGGCGGTCGGAAAGACCAACCGCGAGATCGCCGAAACCCTCGGGATCACGCCCGGGACGGTTAAGCTGCACACGCACCAGATCCTGAAGCTCACGGGCGCCCGCAACCGGACGGAGGCCGCGCTGATCGCCGGCCGCTTCCTCGCCCCCGCCCGGCAGTAA
- a CDS encoding indolepyruvate ferredoxin oxidoreductase family protein — protein sequence MPAIDLQFSLDDVYSRETGRLYMSGIQALVRLPMMQRRLDRARGLNTAGLISGYRGSPLGAYDQHLWRAAPALKAHDVIFQPGLNEDLAATALWGAQMHAAYGPTRPDGVFGLWYGKGPGVDRSGDVFRNANILGTSSLGGVLALAGDDHAAQSSMFPHQTDGIFQSVMMPVLQPASVSEILTLGLAGIALSRFAGVWVAMKTIAEVVESAGSFAAPNPLPNFVTPKDFLVPPHGLNWDPKVAWPTARAELERRLVQERLPAALAWVRANALEGVVQDAPRRRFVLVTVGKAHQDVMEALNLLGLDRFRAEALGLCIYKVAMSWPLETERLKILAGEAEVMLVVEEKRGYVEDQLKSALFHLPAGQRPQVLGKRTSEGAPLLPETLEFSPLIVARALARVLGEAAHPVLPRLEALEARAASADRRGLVERKPFFCAGCPHNTSTRTPEGSLAGGGIGCHVMALSEPKLKTSTFSQMGGEGVQWVGAAPFVDNPHIFQNLGDGTYQHSGILAIRAAVAAATNITFKILYNDAVAMTGGQTAEGSMDPVRLTRQLAAEGVGTLALVSDDPDKWRRASGLAVGAQIAHRDELDAIQRRLRETPGVSAIVYEQTCASELRRRRKRGVAPDPNRRLMINQRVCEGCGDCQAQSNCIAVEPAETAFGTKRRINQSSCNKDFSCVKGFCPSFVEVEGAVLRKPDPRRIAVLEETLFAALPLPTRPAVSGDFNVFVAGVGGSGVLTLGALIGAAGHVEGLATSTLDFTGLAQKNGAVTSQVRLAPAGHALHAARIGPGSADLLLAADLVVAVSAEALARLSADRTRVALNLDTPPTADAVSNPDAHAPIELMTRTLENQGREVARLHATRLAEAVFGDATTANTLLVGFAWQNGWLPISEAALLRAIEINGVAVEANKRAFAWGRLAAHDPAAAESAAGLRVEPPAVETVQELVARLTRDLEAYQDRRYATRFEALLAEVIGADHANGGDGALSRVVARHAYRLMAYKDEYEIARLYCEPAFGASLAEEFAGQRKLGLWLAPPLFSSVDPATGRPRKRKFGPWIWPALRLLAKCKSLRGTWLDPFGRSAERRTERNLIDAYETDIRRLCGEVESDCYDHAMAVAGWPVEIRGFGPVKDEGIQRAQASRRRLWEAFAKRSNLAVEAA from the coding sequence ATGCCGGCCATCGACCTCCAATTCAGCCTGGACGACGTCTATTCGCGCGAGACGGGCCGGCTCTACATGAGCGGCATACAGGCCCTGGTGCGACTGCCCATGATGCAGAGGCGGCTCGACCGGGCGCGCGGACTGAACACCGCAGGCCTGATCTCCGGCTATCGCGGCTCCCCGCTTGGCGCCTATGACCAACACCTCTGGCGCGCGGCGCCAGCCTTGAAGGCCCACGATGTCATCTTCCAGCCCGGCCTGAACGAGGATCTTGCCGCCACGGCGCTCTGGGGGGCTCAGATGCACGCTGCCTATGGTCCCACGAGGCCCGACGGCGTGTTCGGACTCTGGTACGGTAAAGGGCCGGGCGTCGATCGCAGCGGCGATGTCTTTCGGAACGCCAATATCCTGGGGACCTCCAGCCTGGGCGGGGTTCTGGCCCTCGCCGGCGACGACCATGCCGCTCAGTCCTCGATGTTCCCGCATCAGACCGACGGCATCTTCCAGTCTGTGATGATGCCCGTGCTTCAGCCGGCTTCGGTCAGCGAGATCCTGACCCTTGGCTTGGCCGGGATAGCGCTGTCGCGCTTCGCTGGCGTCTGGGTGGCGATGAAGACCATCGCCGAGGTCGTCGAGAGTGCTGGCTCATTCGCTGCGCCGAACCCCCTGCCGAACTTCGTGACCCCCAAGGACTTCCTGGTTCCGCCGCACGGTCTGAACTGGGATCCTAAGGTCGCTTGGCCCACCGCGCGCGCCGAACTTGAGCGGCGCCTGGTGCAGGAGCGGCTGCCCGCCGCGCTCGCCTGGGTCCGGGCCAACGCGCTGGAAGGTGTGGTCCAGGACGCTCCCCGCCGGCGGTTCGTTCTTGTGACGGTGGGCAAGGCCCACCAGGACGTCATGGAAGCCTTGAACCTGCTTGGCTTGGATCGCTTCCGCGCCGAGGCCCTCGGACTCTGCATCTACAAGGTGGCGATGAGTTGGCCGCTGGAAACCGAGCGCCTCAAGATCCTCGCCGGCGAGGCCGAGGTGATGCTCGTGGTGGAGGAAAAGCGGGGCTATGTGGAGGACCAGCTCAAGTCCGCGCTTTTCCATCTGCCGGCGGGCCAGCGGCCGCAGGTGCTGGGCAAGCGTACCTCCGAGGGGGCGCCGCTCCTACCGGAGACCCTCGAATTCAGTCCGCTGATCGTGGCCCGGGCGCTGGCCCGCGTGCTGGGAGAGGCCGCCCATCCCGTCCTGCCTCGGCTCGAGGCATTGGAAGCCAGGGCAGCGAGCGCTGACCGGCGCGGTCTCGTCGAGCGCAAGCCATTCTTCTGCGCAGGCTGCCCGCACAACACCTCGACCCGGACGCCTGAGGGATCGCTCGCAGGCGGCGGCATCGGCTGCCACGTGATGGCGCTGTCCGAACCGAAGCTCAAGACTTCGACCTTCAGCCAGATGGGCGGCGAGGGCGTTCAGTGGGTAGGCGCCGCCCCTTTCGTGGACAATCCGCACATTTTCCAGAACCTCGGCGACGGGACCTATCAGCACTCCGGCATACTTGCGATACGCGCAGCCGTGGCTGCGGCGACGAATATCACCTTCAAGATCCTCTATAACGATGCGGTGGCCATGACCGGAGGTCAAACCGCCGAGGGGTCCATGGACCCGGTTCGCTTGACCCGCCAGCTCGCGGCCGAAGGGGTCGGAACCCTGGCTTTGGTATCGGACGATCCCGACAAGTGGCGGCGCGCTTCAGGTCTGGCTGTCGGCGCGCAGATCGCCCATCGCGACGAGCTTGACGCCATTCAGCGTCGGCTTCGCGAAACGCCGGGCGTCAGCGCCATCGTCTACGAACAGACGTGCGCCTCGGAATTGCGCCGCCGCCGCAAGCGCGGCGTCGCCCCAGATCCAAACCGGCGACTGATGATCAATCAACGCGTCTGCGAGGGCTGCGGCGATTGTCAGGCCCAGTCCAACTGCATCGCGGTAGAGCCGGCCGAAACGGCCTTCGGGACGAAGCGCAGGATCAATCAGAGCTCCTGCAACAAGGACTTCTCATGCGTGAAGGGATTCTGCCCCAGCTTCGTGGAGGTGGAGGGCGCGGTGCTGCGCAAGCCCGACCCTCGACGGATCGCGGTCCTGGAGGAGACGCTGTTTGCCGCCCTGCCGCTCCCGACGCGGCCGGCGGTTAGCGGCGACTTCAACGTCTTCGTGGCCGGTGTCGGCGGAAGCGGCGTCCTGACCCTGGGCGCCCTCATCGGGGCGGCCGGCCACGTGGAAGGCCTGGCGACCAGCACTCTCGATTTCACCGGGCTGGCCCAAAAGAACGGTGCTGTCACGAGCCAGGTGCGACTGGCGCCCGCCGGCCACGCCCTGCATGCCGCTCGCATCGGCCCAGGCTCGGCCGACCTTCTGCTTGCGGCCGACCTGGTCGTGGCCGTCTCCGCTGAGGCCCTGGCACGTCTGTCGGCCGATCGAACCAGGGTGGCGCTAAACCTGGACACCCCCCCAACCGCGGACGCTGTCTCCAATCCCGACGCACACGCCCCGATCGAGCTCATGACCCGCACGCTGGAAAATCAGGGCCGAGAGGTCGCGCGACTGCACGCCACGCGCCTGGCCGAAGCCGTCTTCGGCGACGCGACCACCGCCAACACCCTGCTCGTCGGCTTCGCGTGGCAGAACGGCTGGCTCCCCATCTCGGAGGCGGCCCTGCTGCGCGCCATCGAGATCAACGGTGTCGCGGTGGAGGCCAACAAGAGGGCCTTCGCCTGGGGTCGCCTCGCCGCCCATGACCCCGCCGCCGCAGAGTCCGCCGCAGGTCTGCGGGTCGAACCTCCTGCCGTCGAGACCGTGCAAGAGCTCGTCGCGCGCCTGACCCGCGATCTTGAGGCCTACCAGGACCGCCGCTACGCAACCCGGTTCGAGGCTCTGCTTGCCGAGGTCATCGGCGCCGACCACGCCAACGGCGGGGATGGGGCCCTCAGTCGCGTCGTCGCGCGCCATGCCTATCGGCTGATGGCCTACAAGGACGAGTACGAAATTGCCCGCCTCTACTGCGAGCCCGCTTTCGGGGCGAGCCTCGCGGAAGAATTCGCGGGCCAGCGGAAGCTGGGCCTCTGGCTTGCCCCGCCTCTCTTCTCGTCCGTCGATCCGGCCACCGGCCGACCGAGGAAGCGGAAGTTCGGTCCTTGGATATGGCCTGCCCTCCGGCTACTGGCGAAGTGCAAGTCCCTTCGCGGCACCTGGCTCGACCCCTTTGGACGCTCAGCCGAGCGGCGGACCGAACGGAACCTCATCGACGCCTACGAGACCGACATCCGGCGGCTTTGCGGCGAGGTTGAATCGGACTGCTACGATCACGCTATGGCTGTCGCAGGATGGCCAGTGGAGATCCGCGGCTTTGGACCGGTGAAGGACGAGGGCATACAAAGGGCGCAGGCGTCACGTCGACGGCTTTGGGAGGCGTTCGCGAAGCGCTCCAATCTTGCGGTGGAGGCAGCCTAG
- a CDS encoding ATP-binding protein, giving the protein MPLNLRTGGRLALGFCAIVLLMVVAVGGVLPLVHDSVRRVSLGDELRAPTALAALRLSSATVSSANALRGYIITRDPSMRREWAQQWHRIDQLSATMEGLAPGLASAESRTDWRELTAILPKLKAAQAATFEAADSGNTAAVEKVFKAEVLPLFRRSQILLVGNSGDAGLAGGQGALLSSDLQTTRRQMQRVEVQVGVSLAALVVLAGVAGWLTTQSITRPLRRLNDVLRQLAKGRFDVEVTGADRADEIGDIARAAEVFRKDGIERLRLEAQSAQFHQHLEARLKEMECAFEATGREQRLVVEAAAFADIRAALERSERAEQSLHVAVEIADLHVYEVDYAQRTLTKLGAADSFLGQGQTYEAFARDPFALIHPLDREAAIAAWEVHEMGGSPYNIECRIHREDGKEVWVRSAASLKRDAAGKPVRLIGALQEITHRKLAELDLISARDAARAANEAKSSFLAAMSHEIRTPLNGILGMGMVLSKEALSERQQGQVQIILQSGGILLSLLDDLLDISKIEAGRLTLEEGEVDLAEIVRAAQTSLTVLAAEKDVAVSCVVEPEAEGRFGGDPTRIRQIVNNLCSNALKFTDDGQIKLDVSYADGQLRLTVRDTGIGISAAKIGELFQKFTQADPSITRKFGGTGLGLAISQELARLMGGEITLESEEGVGSTFTVRLPLARLEGERTSVLPGDGPREVELESASDLRVLVAEDNPVNQIVIQAILAQAGVAPVVVNDGKEAVEAWRTGEWDLILMDVQMPVMDGMTATRLIRQEEVGRTGAPTPILALTANVMTHQQQAYREVGMDGAVPKPIDPAGLLAAMQAVL; this is encoded by the coding sequence ATGCCGCTGAATCTACGGACAGGCGGTCGACTGGCCCTGGGATTCTGCGCGATAGTCCTCCTGATGGTGGTGGCGGTGGGCGGAGTGTTGCCGCTCGTCCATGACTCGGTTCGTCGTGTGAGTCTCGGCGACGAGCTCCGAGCGCCTACGGCGTTGGCGGCCCTGAGACTGTCCAGCGCAACCGTGTCTTCCGCCAATGCGCTGCGCGGCTACATCATAACCCGCGATCCATCGATGCGCCGGGAGTGGGCCCAGCAGTGGCATCGTATCGACCAGCTCAGCGCAACGATGGAAGGGCTGGCGCCTGGGCTTGCCAGCGCTGAGAGCAGGACGGACTGGCGCGAACTGACGGCTATCCTGCCCAAGCTCAAGGCGGCGCAAGCCGCCACGTTTGAGGCCGCCGACAGCGGGAATACCGCCGCGGTGGAGAAGGTCTTCAAGGCCGAGGTTCTTCCCCTTTTCCGGCGGTCGCAGATCCTGCTGGTGGGGAACTCCGGCGACGCCGGCCTTGCCGGAGGGCAAGGCGCACTCTTGTCCTCGGACCTGCAGACCACACGCCGCCAGATGCAAAGGGTCGAGGTCCAGGTCGGCGTGAGCCTCGCGGCGCTCGTGGTGCTTGCCGGAGTGGCCGGATGGTTGACGACCCAAAGTATCACCCGCCCCTTGAGACGATTAAACGACGTCCTGCGCCAACTGGCGAAGGGCCGGTTCGATGTCGAGGTCACGGGTGCTGACAGAGCCGATGAAATCGGCGACATCGCCAGGGCCGCGGAGGTGTTTCGCAAGGACGGGATCGAGAGGCTCAGGCTAGAGGCCCAGTCTGCCCAGTTTCACCAGCACCTCGAAGCCAGACTCAAGGAGATGGAGTGCGCGTTCGAGGCGACCGGGCGGGAACAGAGGCTGGTCGTGGAGGCTGCGGCGTTCGCGGATATCCGAGCCGCTCTGGAACGATCAGAACGCGCAGAGCAGAGCCTGCACGTCGCCGTGGAGATCGCCGATCTCCACGTCTATGAGGTGGACTATGCTCAACGCACCTTGACCAAGCTAGGCGCCGCCGACTCCTTCCTCGGCCAGGGCCAGACCTATGAGGCCTTTGCGCGCGATCCCTTCGCCCTGATCCATCCGCTTGATCGTGAAGCGGCGATCGCGGCCTGGGAAGTCCACGAAATGGGCGGCAGTCCCTACAATATCGAGTGCCGAATCCACCGCGAGGACGGGAAAGAAGTCTGGGTGCGTTCCGCCGCTTCGCTAAAGCGGGATGCGGCAGGTAAGCCGGTTCGCTTGATCGGCGCCCTCCAGGAAATTACCCATCGCAAGCTTGCGGAGCTTGATCTGATCAGCGCCCGTGACGCCGCGCGGGCGGCCAATGAGGCCAAGTCCAGCTTCCTGGCCGCGATGAGCCACGAAATCAGAACACCCCTGAATGGGATCCTGGGAATGGGCATGGTGCTGTCCAAGGAAGCGCTGAGCGAACGGCAGCAAGGGCAGGTTCAGATCATCCTGCAATCGGGGGGGATACTGCTTAGCCTGCTCGACGACCTTTTGGACATCTCCAAGATCGAGGCCGGCAGGCTGACCCTTGAAGAGGGCGAGGTGGATCTCGCCGAGATTGTCCGGGCGGCGCAGACCAGTCTCACGGTGCTGGCCGCGGAGAAGGACGTGGCGGTCTCATGCGTGGTCGAACCGGAGGCGGAAGGGCGGTTTGGCGGTGACCCGACGCGGATCCGTCAGATCGTGAACAATCTCTGTTCCAACGCCCTGAAGTTCACCGACGACGGCCAGATCAAGCTTGATGTCTCCTACGCCGACGGACAGCTGCGGCTGACGGTTCGCGACACGGGGATCGGCATTTCAGCGGCGAAGATCGGCGAACTCTTCCAGAAATTCACCCAAGCCGACCCTTCGATTACCCGAAAGTTCGGCGGTACCGGGCTTGGCTTGGCGATCTCCCAGGAACTCGCGCGACTGATGGGAGGCGAGATCACCCTCGAAAGCGAGGAAGGTGTTGGGTCTACTTTCACCGTCCGATTGCCCCTGGCCCGCTTGGAAGGTGAGAGGACATCTGTCCTGCCGGGCGACGGCCCGCGGGAGGTCGAGTTGGAGTCGGCGAGCGACCTTCGCGTCCTCGTCGCCGAAGACAACCCCGTGAACCAGATTGTCATCCAGGCCATCCTTGCGCAGGCGGGCGTCGCACCGGTGGTGGTGAACGACGGCAAGGAGGCCGTGGAAGCCTGGCGGACTGGTGAGTGGGACTTGATCCTGATGGATGTACAGATGCCCGTCATGGACGGCATGACGGCCACGCGCCTCATTCGTCAGGAGGAGGTTGGGCGGACCGGGGCGCCGACACCGATCCTGGCCTTGACCGCCAATGTCATGACCCACCAGCAGCAGGCGTACCGAGAGGTCGGCATGGACGGCGCGGTCCCCAAGCCCATCGACCCGGCCGGACTGCTCGCGGCCATGCAAGCAGTTCTCTAG
- a CDS encoding chemotaxis protein CheW, which produces MTMVATDLPAAGAELITVRIGDQQFAIDIMSVREIRGWAPSTPLPNAPPYVRGMINLRGAILPVVDLGARLGLAPTMSDRSSVVVVAEVAGRQMGLLVDAVCDILLLTADMLQEAPDVGAEIVRDFVRAVMTTEAGIVTLISLDKILPSGGVASTRPQGASGATVPDDLVLTIG; this is translated from the coding sequence CTGACCATGGTGGCCACAGACCTTCCCGCCGCCGGGGCGGAGCTGATCACGGTCCGGATCGGCGATCAGCAATTCGCCATCGACATCATGTCGGTGCGAGAGATTCGGGGCTGGGCGCCTTCGACGCCGCTGCCGAACGCGCCACCCTACGTCCGCGGCATGATCAACCTGCGCGGCGCCATCCTGCCGGTCGTGGACCTAGGCGCCCGCCTCGGCCTGGCGCCGACGATGTCGGACAGATCCTCGGTGGTGGTGGTCGCAGAGGTCGCCGGCCGCCAAATGGGCCTCCTCGTCGACGCCGTTTGCGACATTCTGCTGCTCACGGCCGACATGCTGCAGGAGGCGCCCGACGTCGGCGCCGAGATCGTACGTGATTTCGTGCGGGCGGTCATGACGACGGAGGCGGGGATCGTCACTCTGATCAGTCTCGACAAGATACTGCCTTCCGGCGGGGTCGCGTCGACCCGACCCCAGGGCGCGTCGGGGGCGACAGTCCCTGACGACCTTGTTCTGACGATCGGGTGA
- a CDS encoding methyl-accepting chemotaxis protein, with protein MALNLRTGGRLAAGFSTIAAVMLLVVVVAAPLIQNALRAVATGDELRVPVATTSLKLSIETVASANALRGYIITREPQMRQQWEQQWELIDRNAGVMSRLSPRFTSAENQQAWRAVSEALPKLRAAQASVFEIAEAGDQAASAEALRTQVLPLFLGVQTQLVGEDGDSGLAGRQSALLSSELKGARVGMERTRLAVFVGLAGLVLVAGVAGWITTRSIVSPLTRLNQLLRQMAEGNFDLRVTGVDRGDEIGDIARAAEVFRENGLARAALELEAKEFQNNLDTKLRETEAAFEAAGEQQRQVVQAMARQLSALAQGDLTARLTDDVAAEYADLKRDFNVAISSLEETVAAVAATTSSIGASSDEMAQASDDLSRRTEQQAAGLEEAAAALDQITATVKTTAEGAHHASTTVAAAKTEALRSGEVVEQAVHAMGEIEDSSRQISQIIGVIDEIAFQTNLLALNAGVEAARAGDAGRGFAVVASEVRALAQRSAEAAKEIKTLISASSQQVGQGVSLVGETGKALQSIVSKVAEIDSVIATITASAQEQATGLTQVNVAVNQMDQVVQQNAAMVEEATAATHSMKAETAELVQLIARFRVGGGATQGALGRGGGPRLVSDATAARPSPARVLRQKVAAGLGAAPSSERWEDF; from the coding sequence ATGGCTTTGAACTTGCGCACGGGTGGGCGGCTGGCGGCAGGCTTTTCGACCATTGCGGCAGTGATGCTTCTGGTGGTGGTGGTTGCGGCCCCGCTCATTCAAAACGCGCTTCGCGCCGTCGCCACGGGAGATGAACTTCGCGTGCCGGTGGCCACGACGAGCCTGAAGCTGTCGATCGAGACGGTCGCCAGCGCGAACGCGCTGCGGGGCTACATCATCACCCGTGAGCCTCAAATGCGCCAGCAATGGGAGCAACAATGGGAGCTCATCGACAGGAACGCCGGCGTCATGTCGCGGCTGTCGCCGCGCTTCACCAGCGCCGAGAATCAGCAGGCATGGCGCGCGGTCTCGGAAGCCCTGCCGAAGTTGCGCGCGGCGCAGGCTTCGGTCTTTGAAATCGCCGAAGCCGGCGACCAGGCCGCGTCTGCGGAGGCGCTGAGGACCCAGGTCCTACCGCTGTTCCTAGGTGTCCAGACCCAGCTGGTTGGCGAGGACGGCGACTCAGGTCTGGCGGGCAGACAGAGCGCGCTGCTCTCTTCTGAGCTCAAAGGTGCGCGGGTTGGGATGGAGCGGACTCGACTGGCGGTTTTCGTCGGACTGGCCGGATTGGTGCTGGTCGCGGGCGTCGCCGGCTGGATCACCACGCGCAGCATCGTCAGCCCTCTGACTCGTCTCAACCAGCTCCTGCGTCAAATGGCCGAGGGGAATTTCGACCTCCGGGTCACCGGCGTCGACCGTGGCGACGAGATAGGTGATATCGCGAGAGCCGCGGAGGTGTTCCGCGAAAACGGTCTCGCCCGCGCCGCGTTGGAGTTGGAAGCAAAGGAATTCCAGAACAATCTCGACACCAAGCTGAGGGAAACCGAAGCCGCCTTCGAGGCCGCCGGAGAGCAGCAACGGCAGGTCGTCCAGGCCATGGCGCGACAGCTGTCGGCCCTGGCGCAGGGCGACCTCACCGCGAGACTCACGGATGACGTGGCGGCGGAGTACGCCGACCTGAAACGAGACTTCAACGTGGCGATCTCCAGCCTGGAAGAGACCGTCGCCGCCGTCGCCGCCACCACGTCCAGCATCGGCGCCAGTTCCGACGAGATGGCCCAGGCCTCCGATGACCTGTCGCGGCGTACCGAACAGCAAGCCGCGGGACTTGAAGAGGCTGCGGCCGCCCTCGACCAAATCACCGCAACCGTGAAAACGACCGCGGAGGGGGCGCACCACGCGAGCACGACCGTGGCGGCGGCCAAGACCGAAGCTCTGCGCTCAGGCGAGGTGGTCGAGCAAGCGGTCCACGCCATGGGGGAGATCGAGGACTCCTCGCGTCAGATCAGCCAGATCATCGGGGTGATCGACGAGATCGCCTTTCAGACCAACTTGCTGGCCCTTAACGCCGGGGTCGAAGCCGCTCGGGCCGGGGACGCCGGCCGCGGCTTCGCCGTCGTCGCCTCGGAGGTCCGGGCGCTGGCCCAGCGCTCGGCCGAAGCCGCCAAGGAGATCAAGACCTTGATCTCGGCCTCCTCGCAACAGGTCGGTCAGGGCGTCAGCCTGGTGGGTGAGACCGGCAAGGCGCTGCAGTCCATCGTCTCCAAGGTCGCGGAAATCGACTCGGTGATCGCAACCATCACGGCCTCCGCGCAGGAGCAAGCCACCGGACTCACCCAGGTGAATGTGGCGGTCAACCAGATGGATCAAGTGGTGCAGCAGAACGCCGCCATGGTCGAGGAGGCGACGGCCGCCACACACTCCATGAAGGCCGAGACGGCTGAGCTGGTCCAACTCATCGCCAGATTCCGGGTCGGCGGTGGAGCCACCCAGGGCGCCCTGGGTCGAGGCGGCGGGCCCAGGTTGGTGTCCGACGCCACGGCGGCCCGTCCGTCGCCAGCTCGGGTCCTGCGCCAGAAGGTGGCCGCCGGCCTTGGCGCAGCGCCCTCCAGTGAGCGCTGGGAGGATTTCTGA